Part of the Arachis hypogaea cultivar Tifrunner chromosome 6, arahy.Tifrunner.gnm2.J5K5, whole genome shotgun sequence genome, ATTGGTTATGTAATTTCCCCAATCTATGCTCTTTACATCAAATCCAAAGTCCCTCTTTTCTTCTTCAGACATGCTCTCAATCAATTTTTGAGTATTGCTGTTATCAAACCTGCACCAACAAGAGACTAAGAATTTACTTAATCATTCTTGTAATTTATTCTTCAAAAAATGtatgattgaaatttttttagtaaGTATCTAACCTTCCACCATAAAATGTATATGGCTCATAGATATTAGCCAAGTACTTTGCTTGTTCCACTGATTTTCTGCATATATTTTCAAGCTTTTGAGACACTTCTTTTGAGAGTGTTATATCAGTAAGGCCACTCTTCTGAATAGCATCTTTCCAAATGTGATCAGAGAATTCTTGAGTGGAGCTAAAAAGCTTCATCATTGGAACTTGGATTGGCCTACCATTTGAGTCAATGCATGGTGAGGAGCTGTAATGTTCATAGAGCAATCTTGCCAATTCCCCGAAGACTAAAGGGTTCACCACAGATGAAGCAATTTGGTAGACATTTATCTCTGGCTTCTTGCTGATTCCATGCATTGCCATTGCTGCTAACATTGCATTAACTACCATGTCTGCTGGCACCTGTGCATTCAGGTTCATCCAAAGAACTATGGTTATATATgaatgcaattttgtgcttttcCCATTTGTTTTTCTTGTGAAAGAATCAAACTTTTAAGTCTCACTAACTTACTACGTCGAGCACTCCATTTGGGTCTACCAAGAAACCAGTTAGCTGCCCTTTACCATAGCAAAGAACTATTGGATCCATCATCCTAATTGTAGCAAGAAAAATGTGAGTTATTGTATAGAAATTTCGCCAGCGAGCTCCAGCTTTCGTAAGGAACAAGCTACTAGACAAGTTCCATTAGTCTTTCACTTTGGTGTTACTTTTCTTTAGAGGGAGATGGATAGTACCTGTTTCCTTCCATCCAACCAGGAAATGGCTCCTTGAAGGTGCTTTCTATAACACTTGGTCGAATTATGACAACCGGAATATCCTCCCTCACTTTGTCTATCATCATTTCTCCCATGGCCTTGGTGAAAACATAAGTATCCTGCCATCCATGTCTTCTAGCCCTATTATGACATTCACTTGCATCAAAATATATTATGCATCTTAAGAATCATCTACAATTTGTGTGATCAAAATCTATATAGGAGGCAGAACGTTTCTGAGTTTCTTAAGGGCAAAATATTAGGACACTCAATACCTTTCTAGACCCAACTCCCTCATCTTTTGAGCTAAGATGTTGTCCTCAAAGTTTCCCTTGTAATTTGAAACCAGATTGATTTCGCTTTCGATATCCAATGTGGGAAGGACTTTTGATGAACCTTTAGGCAAAGAGTTTTCGCTTGCTATGCAATCTCCGATGCTGAAAGGCTTTTCCAATATTCTACCATGTCTTTGTCCATTAACATAAGCTGCAAAATCACAAGAAAGAATATGGGGTAACCAATGTGACATTTACTTCTTTCAATGGTTATATATAGTTTATGATAATCTTTCGCACTTTTCGACCTACTGGTGTCATTTTACCTGTTGAAACTTGTAGAAAAAGCTTAagcttcttgcattttttcgcaATGCTCATAAGGTTGCAGGGTCCTCTGGTGTTTATGTTGATAGCAGTGTCATATCTGAGATTATAGTCAAATTATATAAACTCTAGGAAATGGGGAAACTTTAACAGTGATGGAGAAGTAATCTGGTGAATAAGAAGATAATAACCTTTCATCAAATGTAGTATTAGCTGCTGAATTCACAATTATATCTACCTCATCTGCAATAACAGCAGAAGAATCCTCATCTAGTCCAAGATTGGATTCACAAATATTTCCTACAACCGGAACTAGCTTGCTCATCATAAAGGTTTTGAATGTTTTTCCATGGATTTGCCGAAGGCATCCGAAAAGTTCTGTATTTATGATCTAAAtcataaaaaaagaaacaaaaaatatcataaaattaggAAGTAAAAGTGTAAAACCATGAAACCTGACAAATGTAAAACTGAGGATACAAAATATCAGAAAAGCATACTTCATTGTTCAATCTATCTATTGCAGCTTGCTTATTCTCTGCCTTAATCAGAAGGTACATCTTGCTGACATCCGGTTCCGTCCTTAAAATCTTCTCAATAAGAACTAAGATTAATAGCAAATGAGTGTTAGTTGTGCATCATAAGTTTAAAAGCAGCAGAACCATGGTCCAAATTCCATAAATCATAGATAGACTAATACCTTTTGCTAGAAAGCCAGTTGCACCAGTTATAAAAAACTTCTTCCCTCTTAGAAACTTGACAATTCCTATGCCATCTTCCACTCCTATTAATGCATTGGATGCTGATCCACCATAACTCACCAAATCCTTCACTACAATCTCTCCGTGGCTTTTCGCATTTTGCGACAAGACGAAGCTTCCCGGATCCATTATAGTAGTTGCAGTGTGTTCTGTGTTGATAAATGTAGGTCTTTCTTGTAATATAGAAGAAAGGCCAGAAGAATTTTTCACATTTCCACCCCCTTGACAATGCACAATGTTTGTCCTTCTTGTAAAGGACAAGTGGTTGTTATTGTTCTGATTCACTCTGGTGATTTTATGGGGTAGAGTTGAGGAAGAACTAAGGGAGAAAATTCCCATGATTAGAAGGGAAAATGAGAATCCagttcaagagaaaagattgctgCACCTAAAGATGATGCAGGTAAAAATGGTTGACTTGAAACCTTAGCTAATTCTTTCCTAAACAATAACAAAAACAATTAAGTGGAGGTAAAAAAAAGAAAGGTAGAATGGATTTGGTTGGTTTGATGTAAAGAATACAAAGTAGAATGGATTTAGGATGAAGGAATTGGATGTTTGAGTACTTATAATAATACTAACTATTTTATGAAATGTTAATAGTATCTTATATCGGCTCTCTTTTTGCCACCCCTTCATTTTCTTTCCCTTGTTTGATTAATCTTCTTAAGTAAGTGGAGTTTTCTATGATTTCTTCTTTCCTGGAAAATATAGAGGAAGAAAGGGTGTGAGAGATTTTGAGCTAAAATATAGATGTAGTGTAGATTAAATGATAATAGTATTACTATGTAAGTGTGATAATAAATAGTTAACACTAAATATATCTACTAtgattgaatttatttatttgttttcaaatttttcttcttaTCTCAGAGGAAATCTTTTAACTCCAGCATACCTTTTTCCAAGCAGAGAAAAATTACATGTCTAACTCTGTAGGTTCACACTTTAAACCAGAAAGTGATGGATTCCACAAATGAGAAACATGAGATAATGATTTCTCATTTCTTTGAAAGAGAATAGtcccatattttttttttttaatatttaccaTAAGATCATAAGAGTTTGTTCGGTTTGTATTTTTAGTTTCTGTTTTCGATTTCAGTATTttctgattttaaaatttgaaaagtgaaaataataaaattctgttttcactttcctcttttttatttacaaaattttgaaaatagaaaatgacaaaattttgaaaatagaaaatgaaaacgCAAAAAGGACCAGACTTTTTACAAGGAACTCTAaaatcatacacaattaataacTGACATGATCCATTATGCCCAGAATCAGTAATACATGTGTTAAAGCTATAACAATTAGCAGCAACCATTTCTTTAGCCCAAAGaaaggaagaaataaaaaaaaaaaaaaaaaaaggacaaataGATCCCTGACCTTTTGTTCTGTGGACATTTGTGTCCCTGatcattaaaaaatacttttaaattcctgaccttcacaaaacttggacggatcagtccctccgtccaaatgcctccgtcagggactgatccgtccaaattttgtgaagatcagggacttaaaagtattttttaggacgaaaatgtccgcggggCAAAAGGTCAGGGATCTATTTGTCCTCTTctcaaaaagaagaagagaaaaaagatccAATTTGTACACATCATGTATTCAAAGGTGATCTCCAATCAAGATTCTCTTGTGGATAATCATCATCTTTCTGTAGCTCCTTAGGTGGTAAGAAACAGTCCATGGATAGTCCTGGAACATTGAACGCAACGTCATCAATGGTCCAAGACTCTTCCATGCGCGTAACGGCAGGTCCTGCCCTTAGATTATCACCAAACCTGGTGATAATCACGGTGGATCTGCCGCCATGCGCAATCATGACGCCGTCCACCATTCTATAATCCTCAATCCTTGTTGACATTGTTGTTTCCCAATAAGTAGGGTGAGTACCAGGTGACTGAATCCTTGTGAGGAAAGAGTCTTCAAGGTACACTAGAAGGCCATTTTTCTGGCTGAAGTATCCAAATGTGACATGCTTTATCATCTCTGCCGTGTTATCACTGCGATCAACAAGGTCCTTCTGATTTGCTGACAGCTTTAGAACGAAACAATCAGTGGCCATCATTTCTTTCTCTCCCATGTACTGTGCACCACTGAATACAGCAGACACTGCCAAAGGATCTAGTCCCTACACCATTAATAACTACATAATGAATACAAGAAAAATAAGTTGTCTTGGTACTAAGACTGAGAAGTGCATGAAATTAGTCTCACATCGAAAAAAACAGTAAAAGATGAGAAATTTATAAGAAGAGAGACTAATTCATTTAACACATTTTATATTCTTTCACTTGGTTCCTCTTCAAAATTTTCTTGATAGTGGCCCAAAATATTAATAAGAGGTGTCTCTTTACTTAGATGCTGATCAAGTCAAGTCACTATTCTACGGATTTCATGGTGTTCATAGTTTCAGAGAGTGGACCATATGGAAAAAAGATAACGTTTTCCCCATGACAAAGTAAATTGATATTTGAgagtttttgtttttgtcttgACATATTGAGACATTTTCCACTATAGAGAATCTTAAAACTAATTGGCCATGCCAAACTAATTACACAtgcatgatgaattgatgatgggtTCCTAACTTCCTATTTGAAGCAGCCtccgaaaataaagaaaaggaaaaacaagAATGTGGTTAGATCGAAACAAAACAGGGGAATTTTAGTAAGGAAACAAAGATCCATTATATTGGCCGGTAGCATATGCAGAATAAAGACAAGTTTCATATTAATTAAATGGAAAATTACACTTCCACCAGCATTTATGATTATATTTCATCACAAGTCCAAATCAGCCACACAATTTCAGGATAAATATATACATCATTGAATCTTTTCTCGTAATAATCCTAAATTCCAAACCCCACCATATTACATACTTAAAGAGGCTCTCATTCCTTCCACAATTATATTACAAATGAGATTAAGGTTTGGTTTGGagaaacttttattttttaaaattagtttataaaagttaatttttaaaagatatatttttaaaaattataatatctatatttgataaattaaattaaaaatgatttttaataaatacaagtaataacaagtgtgtttgataaaataatttttaaatttaaaaatattataatagacattaatatatgaattaaaattgGATATTAATTACTATATgagattatattagattttttaattttgataaatacaaattaattttaaaaaatttttccttaaatatttttaaaagtacttttaacttttaaaaattgtaaccacaaatacataaattttttatttaaaaaaaaagatgattgtgattttgaaaagtacaattatttttttccaaaagttTTACCAAAATCAAATCCAGATCATCAGTTCATGGAGCTAACAATACAGTTAGGTGTCAACACCATCAATTTGGTTATAATATTAGAGTTGGCATAATAATCTTTTCAGAGCCAAACATCATTAGATTGGCGCTTAAGGATTtgattctctaaagtttgaatttcactttaaagagtaaaatgtgatctctcatcatttattttataggtgggaccaagaataaatatgagagagaaaccatTTAAGGGTAAAAGATCACATTTTACCttctaaaatacaaatttaaaatttagaggatccaaattcggCGCTTAAATCCCAAATAAATCACTAAGATATGCCCCAAAACACCACCAACAATTTTGGAACCAAAGAATACCTCATGATCAAACCTTGCTTACACCAAAACAAACTAGTACTAAGGTTGTGTTTGGTAACTGTATTTGATAAATGTATTAAGACAGAAATTTTGAACACTTTGACAAGGAAAAATTATTAGGTGTTTTCCGATGTATTACTTAAATGACAAGTCATTAACAGAGTATTTATAACAAAATCATTTTATTAGCATACTTGGTTTACTCTCGTAGCACATAACTCACAAACAAGATACATATATGGGGTGATATGGTGAGATAGATGGTGAATTCACCTGAACAGCCCTCCGAAGAGGGCGCACGCCGCCTTTGGCGGCGTGGGGGCCGAGCCAAGGGGTATGGCGCCACGCCACAGTGCCATCACAGCCGGCAACAACCTTGTGACCGGCGACAACCAACTCAATCTGCCACTTATGAGGTATCATTTGCCAGATGACAAAGCAGCCTTTTTCTGATACCCCTGCAGTGGCTCCAACCTCATCCACCACACCCATTGCCACCTTCCCCGTTGCAAACACAGTCTTCACCGTCCCTTCTAACTTCCGGCACCCTGTTGCTGCCGTGAAGTGTTGGATAATGTACTCAGCTGATGATGACACCTGTCAcaataaaaagaaagagaaagagagatagagagagttAAAGTAAAAGGTGAGAGTAGATGTGAAAAAGTTAAATGAGAAGCACATGGGGGAGAAAGAAGGACACATTCCTTTTCTttgcaaaagaaaggaaagaaaaaactGCATTCCACTGACAACAAAAGTGACCAAAATTAAAGAATGCATGCATGCCTGGCCATGGTTgagggaagggagagaagggTGGGGAGGGACAGGGAAGAGAGGACAAGCCAGGACACTGAGGAGAAGCTTCAGATCAGGGTGCTTCTTGTTGAAGTGAGACTTGATGCAGCTCCAGTTTCGCCATGCATGGAGAACCTtcttagaagaagaagatgaagaggtttGGTGCTCAACTTGGTCGGTGATTGGTTCCACTTCTGAGAGAGTTGCGAGCCGacccatcatcatcttcttcttcttatgaGAATGAGAAGAGAATGAATGAAGAGTTCACAAAGGAAGACACTCTTTAAAAACAAACACCCACACATACCTTCTTTTCTGCTTTACCACACGCTCCACATTGCTGCGTGTGCCTCACTACCTATCTCTTAATAACAAAATGACTAAACTACCAAAAGTAACTATGAAAGATCGATTCTCTGACAAAAGTAACTATGGAAGATCATAACTTTTTATATACCCACAATTGATTTGCTTCGTTTGTCAAAAATAGTCAAATCTAATGTAGTCTTAGTAGACTGTCTATATCAAATTTGGCTATTTTTGACAAACAAAACAAATCAATTGTAAATATCTGAAAAATTATGATctttcatgattatttttgtTAGCGAATCAATCTTTCATAATTACTTTTGGTGGTTTAGTCTAACAAAATTAAAACGTTAAATTTTGAGGATCGATCCATTTGAACATCAATCCCCCTTTTAAGTATATGATACTTACTATGATACGAGGGGAATGTGGATCCCACACATATAAAGTAGCACCTTAGGGATGGGGATCATGGGATGAAAGAAAATCCTACTTTCTTGGACTTCCAGATTCACTGTTGGATGATCGGTCACTAATTCAGGTAAAAAATACATGATTTCATTCAACTACTGTTACCATCTTTTTAGCAGATTTATATTATTCATAAAGTTGGCCCATGCTTACTTTATATTTAGAAATGCAATTCGCCTCAGGAAATCAATGTTTCTTAACTTcttgtaatataaaataataaatataatttatctttATCAGTTCTATATTGTTACTTTAAAGTGGACAACACATGcaaatgcagaaaaataaaagggACCTGCACGTCATCACGTGTTGTGCATCTTTTCTTAAACAAAAACACTAGCATGGAATGTGTAGAAATTAATTAGAATGGTACGTGCTGAAAACAGTTATTGCAGAAACAAATGCAGGCCATCTCATTCATGCATTTTTTTGTATTACTGTAACTCACCAACTAATAGTGGTGATAAgtgaaaattattgttgaataatCCGACATTTTTaccaaattatataatataatatgtattaatattttaattattatttgtatatgaatatatttttgtctcagtaattattttatttattaccccaaaaaaataaaacaaaacaaaataactcAACTCACCGAACAATAATAATCAAACTAACTTTAAATTATACGAgagaaattcaggtgcagtcgaattcacgtgaagttgatattttagagctgttagataatttgactgatttgactaaatttttatctaacagctGTCAGATATCAatttcacgtaaagtcgacttcacctgaattttcaGCACCTTATATACATGTATGTAATGGAGAGTAGGCGCGTGGAATAGTAATGCTATGTATAAATGAAGCGAGAGGGTGGTGAAGGGATTAGTGAAGTGAGGAGAAGGAGCTTTTAAGGGAGGCAATGCAATTTAGTTGACGTGTCCACATCGCCTCTCATTTGCAATTATTCTATTTCTGGTAGTTTGGTGCAAATAAGGGTGCCATAtgctttcttttttacttttctcTAATGTCCTTGTGTTTTTAGCTTTCCATTTTTCTGATTCATTCAACCATTGAGAATCAACAAGTTGGTGGGACTCGTGGCTCTTGTTTTTTGATAGCCAAGCTTTATGAACCTCACTACATTATTctgtttgttattattattattttgccgTCGGTCAAACGGAAACGCAAAACCGATGACCTAGTATATCAATAAGAAATTAGAAATCTAATCTAAATATCTAAATATGTAAATGAATTTGGGCTACTACCACTCAGTACTGACTACTGAGTAGTTGCTAGTCAGTGTTAAGATAACTGACTTCTGCTATTTTCTGGTCCCGCTTCCAATTTATTTTTGTCGTATCTTTTGGCTTTTCTACCGGTAATGTTTCAAGGATTAATCTTTTAATTTCTACTGGAATGTTTTTGTTTCGAGATTTTTCCTACTTATACTTGCATTATTATTTGTTCCTGAGTTTCTTTATAAACAAGAAACTACCTGAAAATGAATGGGAAAAACAAAATGTGAAGATTAAATTACAAAGAATGTGTTTAACtaacactaaaacaaattatTCATCTTCTGAATCCGAAACCTCATCCTCACACAACTCATCACTCCATTCAACCTCTTCAGAATCCTCTCCTCCATGAACATGAGGATCGGCCTCCTCTAGCAGGGCGCCTTTGGCCCGGTAGAGAAGGCTGGTTCTCATGACATGATAGAACTTGTCTCTATGGCGAGCAAGTGGATGAGGATCCACAAGCTTCCCACTCTGATAAGCTTCTCTGAGAGTGACAGTAGTAGTCTTACACTTGAGAGACAAGTAAAAGATGCCAGGGTAGCGAGTGAAAATCCTTGTAAACTTATGCGGAAGACTCAACTTTTGTCTCAAACTCCGAAGGTAGTTCCTCTTTGTTTTCTTATGAATACTCAAACTCAGAAACTCGTGCAGAACTCCAACTACCCTCTTCTCCATCAAATCACTTTCAGGATCAAATTTTACTGCAATCTGCATACGGAGATATACATGGAAGCTTCTCGAACTCTTCCATCCAACTCCTAACCTTTTTATGAGATCCGTAACCCCTCGGGAACCTCATCGGAAATACTAATGCAGCTTTTCCTCTCTTTGATTCTCTGCACTCATTCATCTTCTGTAATGCTGAAACCGCCAGATCTTCCCGCCATTGCGATATTTTCAGTCCGCTCACGCCGTTAGGGTACTTTACCAGCTGGAACTGTTCGGGGaatttggggattagggttttcTCGAAGCAATCGGGGAGGCCGAGGTCCCATTTCAGAGGCTGGAGTGCGTGCAGCGGCGCCGTTTTGgttctcatcatcatcagcacCTTCAAGAGCCTCTCCACGGCGTCGTTTTCGTGGCTCTGGTGGATTTCTTCTTCGAGCGAATCGAGGAGCTTTGCGGTGTCGGTGAGGCGGAAGCAGGGGAGGGATGGTAAATGGCTGTTTGGTGAAAACCTAAGAATAAGTAACATTGCACCATTGTGAAGATATTTTTACTTGTTAAAAATGCAGCCTGTCCATGACCAAAccaaaaaatcaaaaaagaaaTGCAGACTGTTATCTAGTCAGACAACATTTTTACACAGAATTCATTCACAAAATAAtaagcatttttttttgtttctaaaatAGTGAACATTTATACACAGAAGTTAAAGAGTAATTCTAGACCTATCAAATTGAACTGTAGAACAGCAATAGAGGATCTGTTAAAGGCCCAATAGAGGTGTCTAGTATGATCCAAGTCTTTTATGATCCTACGAACAAAAAAAAGGTCTTTTATGATCAAATTGAAACAAAAAACGAGAAGTATGTAACAAAGAATGGAACAtcctttttgtaaatatttaCAGAGAAGGCAATAGATGTGCTGATTGCCTGACACGTAAAAGTTTAAAATTAGATATTGACTATTGAGTTCCACTTTTGGGATATTCCTCCAAATGAGGTAGTAGTTTTCTTGTCTGATGATGAACAAATGGTAGCTTTGTCCCGTTTAGTTTGTAACTAGCGCTCTCTTCTTTTGGGTTTCTTTACCCcgtttctaaaccaaaaaaaaaaaaatgtaacacACCCTGTTATAAAAATGGGTTCTTTGATGATCGTTTTTACTATTGAGAcacatctatctatctatattaATACAGAGGTAAATACCAAATTGGTACCCGAAAGATTTTGGCGttgacaaaatggtacctgacttttgttattgacaaaatagtccttgaaagattttaaaatttgacaagcgtaccCACGAGTTCGCCGGAGCATATCTCCGACAAGCACAATGCTGACATGGCCACTACATTTTGATGACATGGCAAAAACCCTCCCCCACCCTAATCCTTCCCCTCCAATGCACTTTCTCTTCCCCCTCCCCAATGCACTCCCCCCTTCCCCTTCTTGAATGCACTCTTCCCCCTCCCCAACCCTAATCCTTCCCTCCCCCTCCCTAACCCTAATCTCCCCTCCCCAACGCACTTTCCCTCTCCTCAATC contains:
- the LOC112757877 gene encoding fatty acyl-CoA reductase 2, chloroplastic-like — encoded protein: MGIFSLSSSSTLPHKITRVNQNNNNHLSFTRRTNIVHCQGGGNVKNSSGLSSILQERPTFINTEHTATTIMDPGSFVLSQNAKSHGEIVVKDLVSYGGSASNALIGVEDGIGIVKFLRGKKFFITGATGFLAKVLIEKILRTEPDVSKMYLLIKAENKQAAIDRLNNEIINTELFGCLRQIHGKTFKTFMMSKLVPVVGNICESNLGLDEDSSAVIADEVDIIVNSAANTTFDERYDTAININTRGPCNLMSIAKKCKKLKLFLQVSTAYVNGQRHGRILEKPFSIGDCIASENSLPKGSSKVLPTLDIESEINLVSNYKGNFEDNILAQKMRELGLERARRHGWQDTYVFTKAMGEMMIDKVREDIPVVIIRPSVIESTFKEPFPGWMEGNRMMDPIVLCYGKGQLTGFLVDPNGVLDVVPADMVVNAMLAAMAMHGISKKPEINVYQIASSVVNPLVFGELARLLYEHYSSSPCIDSNGRPIQVPMMKLFSSTQEFSDHIWKDAIQKSGLTDITLSKEVSQKLENICRKSVEQAKYLANIYEPYTFYGGRFDNSNTQKLIESMSEEEKRDFGFDVKSIDWGNYITNVHIPGLRRHVMKGRGMGS
- the LOC112755971 gene encoding uncharacterized protein encodes the protein MMMGRLATLSEVEPITDQVEHQTSSSSSSKKVLHAWRNWSCIKSHFNKKHPDLKLLLSVLACPLFPVPPHPSLPSLNHGQVSSSAEYIIQHFTAATGCRKLEGTVKTVFATGKVAMGVVDEVGATAGVSEKGCFVIWQMIPHKWQIELVVAGHKVVAGCDGTVAWRHTPWLGPHAAKGGVRPLRRAVQGLDPLAVSAVFSGAQYMGEKEMMATDCFVLKLSANQKDLVDRSDNTAEMIKHVTFGYFSQKNGLLVYLEDSFLTRIQSPGTHPTYWETTMSTRIEDYRMVDGVMIAHGGRSTVIITRFGDNLRAGPAVTRMEESWTIDDVAFNVPGLSMDCFLPPKELQKDDDYPQENLDWRSPLNT